Proteins from a genomic interval of Mycoplasmopsis columboralis:
- a CDS encoding MAG3240 family lipoprotein, giving the protein MKFKWFISVCLPAITPLMVVSCYQTNNKENKYLTELFDWTSNKNQLNYLLDNNMFFFQDDIHSNPKQNSDLLKQKNDSSIGLVNQNIEDFYSKNTIDLQELKTLFSKSYLKQIKANKFKSQEFIPNLQYALFDIYVNLDLFKNSIPNLIDLTDIRFIAFKQNIEQQNYWNKLMTFYLKAFDIPNFSQAYLNFHDDQTVSINLLDSENRPIYKNWEQIKFVLPDFKNYNRRKTWNRNFELEITDNEILFNEKFKDADFSLKSNPLLVSSFEDIIENSSILKKISIKGLFVLLNYLNKYIQITNDFKVNWEDTFSSLHDLPLKNSGIVAPLIVEKDNQKFKWYSIDFSKHKHVLNGFYIQNNLDFNKSFDFTLSKYDLFESENKMQIKSSLKLEEFINNNLQQILNYFIFQNKDNLNIWNGMKMSEFEPQQLENSFLEENPINWILLQVSVLINSYLFEYENQNGFTPMMLKLKSFNADNSQLGTLDIILDLVDLKRNKVIISNISSHLKGFKGYDYNKLKDFNPSEFKLNEYQESYK; this is encoded by the coding sequence ATGAAATTTAAATGATTTATAAGTGTGTGTTTGCCTGCCATAACACCTTTAATGGTGGTATCTTGTTATCAAACCAACAACAAAGAAAATAAATATTTAACCGAACTTTTTGATTGAACATCTAATAAAAATCAATTAAATTATTTATTAGATAACAATATGTTTTTCTTTCAAGACGATATTCACAGTAATCCTAAGCAAAATTCTGATTTACTAAAGCAAAAAAATGATTCTTCAATAGGACTAGTAAATCAAAATATAGAAGATTTTTATTCAAAAAACACAATTGATCTTCAAGAGCTTAAAACTTTATTTTCTAAAAGTTATTTAAAACAAATAAAAGCAAACAAATTTAAATCTCAAGAATTTATTCCGAATTTGCAATATGCATTATTTGATATTTATGTTAATTTAGATTTATTCAAAAATTCAATTCCAAATTTAATAGATTTAACCGATATAAGATTTATTGCATTTAAACAAAATATTGAGCAACAAAATTATTGAAATAAATTGATGACTTTTTATTTGAAAGCTTTTGATATTCCCAATTTTTCACAAGCATATTTAAACTTTCATGATGATCAAACCGTTTCTATTAACTTACTGGATTCTGAAAATAGACCTATCTACAAAAATTGAGAGCAAATTAAATTTGTTTTGCCGGATTTTAAAAATTATAATCGTAGAAAAACTTGAAATCGGAATTTTGAGCTTGAAATAACTGATAATGAAATTTTATTTAATGAAAAATTCAAAGATGCTGATTTTTCTTTAAAAAGTAACCCTTTACTGGTGTCCTCATTTGAAGATATTATTGAAAATTCAAGTATTTTAAAAAAAATTTCAATAAAGGGGTTGTTTGTTTTACTTAATTATTTAAATAAATACATTCAAATTACAAATGATTTCAAAGTAAATTGAGAGGATACTTTTTCGTCACTACATGATCTACCATTAAAAAATTCAGGAATTGTAGCTCCCTTAATTGTTGAAAAAGACAATCAAAAATTTAAATGATATTCAATTGATTTCAGTAAACATAAACATGTATTAAACGGATTTTATATTCAAAATAATCTTGATTTTAATAAGTCATTTGATTTTACTTTATCAAAATATGATTTATTTGAATCAGAAAACAAAATGCAAATTAAATCATCTTTGAAGTTAGAAGAATTCATTAATAACAATCTTCAACAAATTTTAAATTATTTTATTTTTCAAAATAAGGATAATTTAAATATTTGAAACGGTATGAAAATGTCAGAATTTGAACCACAACAATTAGAAAATTCATTTTTAGAAGAGAATCCAATTAATTGAATTTTATTGCAAGTTTCCGTTTTAATTAATTCATATCTATTTGAGTATGAAAATCAAAATGGATTTACTCCGATGATGCTAAAACTTAAAAGCTTTAACGCTGACAATTCGCAATTAGGCACTCTTGACATAATCTTAGATTTAGTCGATTTAAAAAGAAATAAAGTCATAATTTCAAATATATCTTCTCATTTAAAGGGATTTAAAGGATATGATTACAATAAACTAAAAGATTTCAATCCGAGCGAATTTAAATTAAACGAATACCAAGAAAGTTATAAATAA
- the ptsP gene encoding phosphoenolpyruvate--protein phosphotransferase codes for MTIKGIGASQGVAIAKVFKIEEIHLNYNKSTTNAEASLKKYEQARIRVIEKIQKAKELSKDPEHAGIFDAHLNFVTDEYAITTISDLIKNENYSAEYAVETFYNQFAEMLSGLDEYMRERVADVYDVSKKLIYAIAGIEEHDLTSINEEVIIVAEDLSPSQTVQLNKQFVKGFITNIGGTTSHTAIMARSLGIPSVVGTNVIMDKVQNNDLVALDGSKGIVVVSPTEEEIQQFKEAKVKYEEYLERLSKLKGQPSVSVDGHHIEIAANIGTPKDLESVLNNDAEGIGLFRSEFLYMDNENWPTEEEQFEAYKKVVQGMNGKRVVIRTLDIGGDKTLKYFKFPTEMNPFLGYRAIRFCLQNPEIFKTQLRALIRASEYGKVAIMFPMITNVQEFLDAKQMYYQAYDEVYATNKNIASKDQIEVGLMMETPAAAVLSDQFCKYADFVSIGTNDLIQYSMAADRMNENISYLYQPLNPSILRLIKMVIDGAHKHNKWAGMCGEMAGDSRALPLLLGLGLDEFSMSASSVLQSRELARTLSYEQMQKVALKAIELDTQEEVLELLNQSLQK; via the coding sequence ATGACAATTAAAGGTATAGGAGCTTCACAAGGTGTTGCAATTGCAAAAGTGTTTAAAATTGAAGAAATACATTTAAATTACAACAAATCAACAACAAATGCTGAAGCATCATTGAAAAAATACGAACAAGCTAGAATTCGTGTTATTGAAAAAATTCAAAAAGCTAAAGAACTTTCTAAAGATCCAGAACACGCTGGAATTTTCGATGCTCATTTAAATTTTGTAACTGACGAGTATGCGATCACAACTATTAGCGATTTAATAAAAAATGAAAATTATTCTGCTGAATATGCCGTTGAAACTTTTTACAATCAATTTGCTGAAATGCTTTCTGGTTTAGATGAATATATGAGAGAAAGAGTTGCTGATGTTTATGATGTTTCTAAAAAATTAATTTATGCAATTGCAGGAATTGAAGAACACGATTTAACTTCTATTAATGAAGAAGTTATTATTGTCGCTGAAGATTTATCTCCTTCTCAGACTGTTCAATTAAATAAACAATTTGTTAAAGGTTTCATTACTAATATCGGAGGGACAACCTCACATACCGCAATTATGGCTCGTAGTTTAGGAATTCCTTCTGTTGTAGGAACAAACGTTATCATGGATAAGGTTCAAAATAACGATTTAGTTGCTTTAGATGGAAGCAAAGGGATTGTGGTAGTTTCACCTACTGAAGAAGAAATTCAACAATTTAAAGAAGCAAAAGTAAAATATGAAGAATATCTTGAAAGATTGTCTAAATTAAAAGGACAACCTTCAGTGAGTGTTGATGGACATCATATTGAAATTGCGGCTAATATTGGTACACCAAAAGATTTAGAGTCAGTTTTAAACAACGATGCTGAAGGTATTGGACTTTTTAGATCTGAATTTTTATATATGGATAATGAAAATTGACCAACTGAAGAAGAACAATTTGAAGCTTATAAAAAAGTTGTTCAAGGGATGAATGGAAAAAGAGTTGTAATTAGAACTCTTGATATTGGTGGAGACAAAACCTTAAAATACTTTAAATTCCCAACTGAAATGAACCCATTTTTGGGATATAGAGCAATTAGATTTTGTTTGCAAAATCCAGAAATTTTTAAAACTCAACTTAGAGCTTTAATTAGAGCAAGTGAATATGGTAAAGTTGCTATTATGTTCCCAATGATTACTAATGTTCAAGAATTTTTAGATGCTAAACAAATGTATTATCAAGCTTATGATGAAGTTTATGCAACTAACAAAAATATTGCATCAAAAGATCAAATAGAAGTTGGATTAATGATGGAAACACCAGCTGCTGCAGTTTTATCAGATCAATTCTGTAAATACGCTGATTTTGTGTCAATTGGTACAAATGACTTAATTCAATATTCAATGGCAGCTGATAGAATGAATGAAAATATTTCATATCTTTACCAACCACTTAACCCTTCAATTTTAAGATTGATCAAAATGGTTATTGATGGAGCCCACAAACATAATAAGTGAGCTGGTATGTGTGGAGAAATGGCCGGTGACTCAAGAGCATTGCCTTTATTGCTTGGACTTGGTCTTGATGAATTTTCAATGTCTGCTTCAAGTGTGCTTCAAAGTAGAGAATTAGCAAGAACTTTAAGTTATGAACAAATGCAAAAAGTAGCTCTTAAAGCTATTGAATTAGATACTCAAGAAGAGGTTTTAGAATTATTAAACCAATCATTACAAAAATAG
- the whiA gene encoding DNA-binding protein WhiA, whose product MKTSFTKIIKQEIVNVKKPKEIDSFLSGFLLTAVDFDTDEEFVNFELKNPVFRNEVLRMFKRLKLDYFSEGESKSKFKIHVFEAFPNGIDDIADLIIENDLTKLFAGFFFGGGTISNIESKSYFLDLTAKNKFVLDIVQELLNSYEFGFKYKFKNNKHTLYIRSIDKIIEFLSAIEAKKAYFEFLDLKIKRDMQNMVNRINNLDYANMKKVATSSINYVELINYVYKHNLESNFSENELVFHRLRLENPGLSLSNLVHILENEHNIYITKAGLNHWNRKLKKIVELHLGNDKKQ is encoded by the coding sequence ATGAAAACATCCTTTACTAAAATAATTAAACAAGAAATAGTTAATGTTAAAAAACCAAAGGAAATTGATTCTTTTTTGAGTGGTTTTTTATTAACTGCTGTTGATTTTGACACCGACGAAGAGTTTGTGAATTTTGAATTAAAAAATCCAGTTTTTAGAAATGAAGTTCTAAGAATGTTTAAACGCTTAAAACTTGATTATTTTTCAGAAGGTGAAAGTAAAAGTAAATTCAAAATTCACGTTTTTGAAGCTTTTCCTAATGGAATTGACGATATAGCAGATTTAATTATAGAAAATGATCTAACTAAATTATTTGCTGGATTTTTCTTTGGAGGAGGAACGATTTCAAACATCGAATCCAAATCATATTTTTTAGATCTAACAGCTAAAAACAAATTTGTGTTAGACATTGTTCAAGAACTTCTTAACAGTTATGAGTTTGGATTCAAGTACAAATTCAAAAATAATAAACACACTTTATATATTCGAAGTATAGATAAGATTATTGAGTTTTTATCTGCTATTGAAGCTAAAAAAGCTTACTTTGAATTTTTAGATTTAAAGATTAAAAGAGATATGCAAAACATGGTTAATCGAATAAATAATTTAGATTATGCGAATATGAAAAAAGTAGCCACCTCTTCTATTAATTATGTTGAGTTAATCAATTATGTTTATAAACACAATTTAGAATCTAATTTTAGTGAAAATGAATTGGTTTTTCATCGTTTAAGACTAGAAAATCCCGGATTATCTCTTAGTAATTTAGTTCATATTTTAGAAAATGAACATAATATTTACATAACCAAAGCCGGATTGAATCATTGAAATAGAAAACTTAAAAAAATCGTTGAATTACATCTTGGAAATGACAAAAAACAATAA
- the rpmB gene encoding 50S ribosomal protein L28, with protein MARRDALTGKGPLSGNTRSHAMNASKRKFNVNLQKIKVVIDGRKQTLRVSAKTIKTLKNKGLA; from the coding sequence ATGGCAAGAAGAGACGCTTTAACCGGTAAAGGTCCTTTGTCAGGTAACACACGTTCACACGCAATGAACGCTTCAAAACGTAAATTCAACGTGAACTTACAAAAAATTAAAGTTGTTATCGACGGACGTAAACAAACACTTAGAGTTTCAGCTAAAACTATTAAAACATTAAAAAATAAAGGTTTAGCATAA
- a CDS encoding ribonuclease J yields MHQVNIFALGGQDENGKNCYIFEHNNDIFIINAGVKVPINSSNGVDALIPDFSYLEKYKKRIKGIFITDIKNESFSALPWLVMKIPGIKIYTSAFNKILIIDRLQKYKIDEKDYKIEVINNEISFENLKVKPIKLAGSIPESLGYNFETSSGSYLFMFNFVEGNLGLYGNLNFQDLASQLQNTQVNALVCDAGKSNAKGRAIDKLDLPIFIKDVFYKASDDERIIIGAYDEDMVQLQQILNLAIETKRPLCAYGKTYGQLIYLISKISKDYPLPQMFDYRQISKYKNAIVLVTGSLERLFLRFVRITGKRDVYLKLKNTDNVIMMAHPVNGLESFAAATMDEIAKITSKIYDISESQFYKHNPTKEDIANLVEALKPKYLIPAQGLYRYLVDAANYINDDADLSKHTKTLMLLNGKIAHFVDDRLFSQNGKINEVGDTIIDGFGIGDISSEVIAERESLGREGVVIINLLYSAKQKRIVSELFIDYIGVIDENDKPEIDALIKSVLINVLETKEFTSMKDLNEKVRKTIRKKIYKLTEKDPMVVLGINNI; encoded by the coding sequence ATGCATCAAGTTAATATATTTGCTCTTGGTGGGCAAGACGAAAACGGAAAAAACTGTTATATTTTTGAACACAACAATGATATTTTTATTATCAACGCTGGTGTAAAAGTACCGATTAACTCAAGTAATGGGGTTGATGCTTTAATTCCGGATTTTTCATATTTAGAAAAATATAAAAAGAGAATTAAAGGAATTTTTATTACTGACATTAAAAACGAAAGTTTTAGTGCTTTACCATGATTGGTTATGAAAATTCCTGGTATTAAAATTTATACTAGTGCGTTTAATAAAATTTTAATTATTGACCGTTTACAAAAATACAAAATTGACGAAAAAGATTACAAAATTGAAGTTATTAATAACGAAATTTCTTTTGAAAATTTAAAAGTTAAACCTATTAAATTGGCTGGTAGCATTCCGGAATCTTTGGGGTATAACTTTGAAACTTCCTCTGGAAGCTATTTATTTATGTTTAACTTTGTTGAAGGAAATTTAGGACTATATGGAAATTTAAACTTTCAAGATTTAGCTTCGCAACTACAAAACACCCAAGTGAACGCTCTTGTTTGCGACGCTGGTAAAAGCAACGCTAAAGGAAGAGCTATTGACAAGTTAGATTTACCAATATTTATTAAGGATGTATTTTACAAAGCAAGCGATGATGAAAGAATTATTATTGGTGCTTACGACGAAGATATGGTTCAATTACAGCAAATTTTAAATTTGGCCATTGAAACAAAAAGACCACTATGTGCATATGGTAAAACTTATGGACAATTAATTTATTTAATTAGCAAAATATCAAAAGACTATCCTCTTCCACAAATGTTTGATTACCGCCAAATTAGCAAATACAAAAATGCAATTGTGCTTGTAACAGGATCACTTGAAAGATTGTTTTTAAGATTTGTTCGTATTACTGGTAAACGTGATGTTTATTTAAAATTAAAAAATACCGATAATGTAATTATGATGGCTCACCCAGTTAATGGTTTGGAGTCTTTTGCGGCTGCAACAATGGATGAAATTGCAAAAATTACTTCAAAAATTTATGATATTAGTGAAAGTCAGTTTTATAAACACAATCCAACTAAAGAAGATATTGCTAATTTAGTTGAGGCTTTAAAACCAAAATATTTAATTCCAGCCCAAGGTCTTTATCGTTACTTAGTAGATGCGGCTAATTACATAAATGATGATGCCGATTTATCAAAACACACTAAAACCTTAATGCTATTAAACGGAAAGATAGCGCATTTTGTTGATGATCGTTTATTTAGTCAAAACGGGAAAATCAACGAGGTAGGAGATACCATTATTGATGGTTTTGGAATTGGAGATATTTCTTCAGAAGTAATTGCCGAAAGAGAATCTCTAGGTAGAGAGGGAGTAGTTATTATCAACTTACTTTATTCAGCAAAACAAAAAAGAATTGTTAGTGAACTTTTTATTGATTACATTGGAGTAATTGATGAAAATGATAAACCAGAAATAGATGCATTAATAAAATCGGTGTTAATTAATGTTTTAGAAACCAAAGAGTTTACTTCAATGAAAGATCTTAATGAAAAAGTAAGAAAAACTATTCGTAAGAAAATTTATAAACTAACTGAAAAAGACCCTATGGTTGTCTTAGGAATTAACAACATTTAA
- a CDS encoding thioredoxin family protein → MKKMLWKDAEELIYQNSKNNLIFLAFTVNWCGDCKMMAPLINRLAAKYEDNKKITFIEVDAEEANLLRDPDTKWKVLKVPTFILLQGTTITEKGYEYIPEEILVEWIEKRLSVVQ, encoded by the coding sequence ATGAAAAAAATGCTTTGAAAAGATGCTGAAGAACTAATTTATCAAAACAGCAAAAATAATTTGATTTTTTTAGCTTTTACTGTTAATTGATGTGGTGATTGCAAAATGATGGCTCCTTTAATTAATCGTTTAGCCGCTAAATATGAAGATAATAAAAAAATTACTTTCATTGAAGTAGATGCTGAAGAAGCTAATTTATTAAGAGACCCAGATACCAAATGAAAAGTTCTAAAAGTCCCAACATTCATTTTACTTCAAGGAACTACCATTACCGAAAAAGGCTATGAGTACATTCCAGAAGAGATTTTAGTGGAGTGAATAGAAAAAAGATTATCAGTTGTTCAATAA
- the rpsJ gene encoding 30S ribosomal protein S10: MSKLNIKVKGFDHALVDDAAKKIYQTAKSVNAKVSGPIPLPTKRDEITILRSVHVNKKSREQFESRTHQRLVVVSGATEEFTDKLNRLELPYGVAVQVKVSK, encoded by the coding sequence ATGAGTAAATTAAACATCAAGGTTAAGGGATTTGACCACGCTCTTGTTGATGATGCTGCTAAAAAAATCTATCAAACAGCAAAATCAGTAAATGCAAAAGTTAGTGGACCAATTCCTCTTCCTACAAAAAGAGATGAAATTACCATCTTAAGATCAGTTCACGTTAACAAAAAATCTCGTGAACAATTCGAAAGTAGAACACACCAAAGACTTGTTGTAGTTTCAGGTGCTACTGAAGAATTTACAGACAAATTAAACAGACTCGAACTTCCATATGGAGTTGCAGTTCAAGTTAAAGTTTCAAAATAA
- the rplC gene encoding 50S ribosomal protein L3 — MKGILGRKVGMTQIYTDQGKSIPVTVIEVQPNVVSKVLTQDKDGYVATQLATVEKKASRVNKPDAGQFKKADTTPKRYVKEVRNMSGYELGQTVTADIFKAGELVDITGTSKGKGFAGTIKRHNQHIGPKSHGGGGGSQPVRQTGSLGDISGNRVYKGMTMPGHLGNVKTTVQNLEVVKVDVKNNLLLIKGSIPGPKKSLVVVKEAVKGLPSKEATVLVDVKEVVLMNELVEKAKKYHIEVTVGMHSSELAQLIADAEAKEEGDK, encoded by the coding sequence ATGAAAGGAATCTTAGGCCGTAAAGTTGGAATGACCCAGATTTACACTGACCAAGGAAAATCAATTCCAGTTACTGTAATCGAAGTTCAACCAAATGTTGTATCAAAAGTCTTAACACAAGATAAAGACGGTTACGTTGCAACACAACTTGCTACAGTTGAAAAGAAAGCTTCACGTGTTAACAAACCTGATGCTGGACAATTCAAAAAAGCCGATACAACACCTAAGCGCTACGTAAAAGAAGTTCGTAACATGTCAGGATACGAACTTGGACAAACAGTTACAGCTGACATTTTCAAAGCTGGGGAACTTGTAGACATTACAGGAACTTCAAAAGGAAAAGGGTTTGCTGGAACCATTAAAAGACACAACCAACACATTGGACCTAAATCACACGGTGGAGGTGGAGGTAGTCAACCAGTTAGACAAACAGGATCTCTTGGGGATATTTCAGGAAACCGTGTTTACAAAGGTATGACAATGCCAGGGCACCTAGGTAATGTTAAAACAACTGTTCAAAACTTAGAAGTTGTTAAAGTTGATGTTAAAAACAATTTATTGTTAATTAAAGGTTCAATTCCAGGACCTAAAAAATCACTTGTTGTTGTTAAAGAAGCTGTTAAAGGACTTCCAAGTAAAGAAGCAACAGTTCTTGTTGATGTTAAAGAAGTTGTTCTTATGAACGAACTTGTTGAAAAAGCTAAAAAATACCACATTGAAGTTACAGTTGGTATGCATTCAAGCGAACTTGCACAATTAATTGCTGATGCTGAAGCAAAAGAAGAAGGAGATAAATAA
- the rplW gene encoding 50S ribosomal protein L23, which yields MELTKVIKAPVLTEKTYQQMANGVYTFRVDYHANKFQIANAVEQIFQVKVEKVNTIKVDKKPKNVGRFHGFTNRYKKAMVTLVAGQEINFFPNEDVKNDKDQASKEEKRTMASDVEKRVAAKLASKKQTATKSATSTAKVSTHRKVGGGE from the coding sequence ATGGAATTAACAAAAGTTATTAAAGCTCCTGTTTTAACTGAAAAAACATATCAACAAATGGCAAATGGAGTTTATACATTTAGAGTTGATTATCACGCAAACAAATTTCAAATTGCAAACGCAGTTGAACAAATTTTCCAAGTTAAAGTAGAAAAAGTAAACACAATTAAAGTGGATAAAAAACCTAAAAACGTTGGACGTTTCCACGGATTTACAAACAGATACAAAAAAGCTATGGTGACCCTAGTAGCTGGTCAAGAAATTAACTTCTTCCCTAATGAAGATGTTAAAAATGATAAAGACCAAGCTTCAAAAGAAGAAAAAAGAACAATGGCTTCAGATGTTGAAAAACGTGTTGCTGCAAAACTTGCATCAAAAAAACAAACAGCTACAAAATCAGCAACATCAACTGCTAAAGTATCAACACACAGAAAAGTTGGTGGTGGAGAATAA
- the rplB gene encoding 50S ribosomal protein L2, with the protein MAIKKHKPTTNGRRNMSSLDFKQNLSGHAPEKSLLVILKNNAGRNNQGKITVRHHGGRVKRFYRLVDFKRNKDNIPAVVKTIEYDPNRSANICLLAYADGEKRYIIAPKGIKLGQKVISGEKVDIVVGNALPLANIPEGTFVHNVEMQPGGGAVIARSAGTSAQILGKDDDGKYVVLRLKSGETRRILARCRATIGFVGNEEHLLVNVGKAGINRHKGIRPTVRGSVMNPVDHPHGGGEGKQPVGRKAPLTPWGKKALGVKTRKTKKSSNKLILRRRKDAK; encoded by the coding sequence ATGGCTATTAAAAAACACAAGCCAACTACCAATGGTAGAAGAAACATGTCTTCTCTTGATTTTAAACAAAATTTATCTGGACACGCTCCTGAAAAATCACTTCTTGTGATTTTAAAAAATAATGCAGGACGTAACAACCAAGGTAAAATCACTGTTAGACATCACGGAGGACGTGTAAAAAGATTCTACAGATTAGTAGACTTTAAACGTAATAAAGACAATATTCCAGCTGTTGTTAAAACAATTGAATATGATCCAAACAGATCAGCAAACATTTGTTTACTTGCATATGCAGATGGAGAAAAAAGATACATTATTGCTCCTAAAGGAATTAAATTAGGACAAAAAGTTATTTCAGGAGAAAAAGTGGATATCGTTGTTGGAAACGCACTTCCACTTGCAAATATTCCTGAAGGTACATTCGTACACAATGTTGAAATGCAACCTGGTGGAGGAGCTGTTATTGCTCGTTCAGCTGGAACTTCAGCACAAATTCTTGGTAAAGATGACGATGGTAAATATGTTGTTTTAAGATTAAAATCTGGAGAAACACGTCGTATTTTAGCTCGTTGTCGTGCAACAATTGGTTTTGTTGGAAATGAAGAACACTTACTTGTTAATGTTGGTAAAGCCGGAATTAATAGACACAAAGGAATCAGACCTACAGTTCGTGGTTCAGTTATGAACCCTGTAGACCACCCACATGGAGGGGGAGAAGGTAAACAACCAGTTGGACGTAAAGCTCCTCTTACACCATGAGGTAAAAAAGCTCTTGGAGTTAAAACAAGAAAAACTAAAAAATCTTCAAATAAACTTATTTTAAGAAGAAGAAAGGATGCTAAATAA
- the rpsS gene encoding 30S ribosomal protein S19, which translates to MARSLKKGPFADEHLLKKVDAILEGKAPKKPIKTWSRRSTIFPSFVGLTFAVHNGKVFNEVYVTDDMVGHKLGEFSPTRTFSGHGADKGKKK; encoded by the coding sequence ATGGCACGTAGTCTTAAAAAAGGTCCATTCGCAGATGAGCACTTACTTAAAAAAGTAGATGCAATTCTTGAAGGTAAAGCACCTAAAAAACCAATCAAAACTTGATCAAGACGTTCAACTATTTTCCCAAGTTTTGTTGGTTTAACATTTGCAGTTCACAACGGTAAAGTATTTAATGAAGTTTATGTAACAGATGACATGGTTGGTCACAAACTTGGAGAATTCTCTCCAACAAGAACCTTCTCAGGTCATGGTGCAGATAAAGGTAAGAAAAAATAA
- the rplV gene encoding 50S ribosomal protein L22, protein MQQAKAHVKLQRVSVSKAKLVANLFRGKDVKVALAILHNTSKKSAPIFLKLLNSAIANATNNHGMDASKLFVKEVYVNEGPTLKRFQPRSQGRAYSIFKRTSNLSITLEERN, encoded by the coding sequence ATGCAACAAGCTAAAGCACACGTTAAATTACAAAGAGTTAGCGTTTCAAAAGCTAAACTTGTAGCAAATCTTTTCCGTGGAAAAGATGTTAAAGTAGCTCTTGCTATCTTACACAACACAAGCAAAAAATCTGCTCCAATCTTCCTAAAATTACTTAACTCAGCAATTGCAAACGCTACAAACAACCATGGAATGGATGCATCTAAATTATTCGTTAAAGAAGTTTATGTAAATGAAGGTCCAACACTTAAAAGATTCCAACCAAGAAGCCAAGGTAGAGCATATTCTATCTTTAAACGTACATCAAACTTATCAATTACATTAGAGGAGAGAAACTAA
- the rplP gene encoding 50S ribosomal protein L16, translating into MLQPKRTKYRKPFLVKHDKRKATKGNTVAFGEFGLQAVTSAWVDARQIESARIAATRSMGREGDVIIRIFPHFSKTSKPIGVRMGSGKGAPEKWYTAVKVNTVMFEVAGVSEEVAREALRLAGHKLPVKWRIITRNQEGNN; encoded by the coding sequence ATGCTTCAACCAAAAAGAACAAAATACAGAAAACCTTTTTTAGTTAAACACGACAAACGTAAAGCTACAAAAGGAAACACAGTAGCATTTGGAGAATTTGGTCTTCAAGCTGTTACAAGTGCATGAGTTGATGCTCGTCAAATCGAATCAGCTCGTATTGCTGCTACAAGAAGCATGGGACGTGAAGGGGATGTTATTATTCGTATCTTCCCACATTTCTCAAAAACTTCTAAACCTATTGGAGTACGTATGGGATCAGGGAAAGGTGCTCCAGAAAAATGATACACAGCTGTTAAAGTAAACACTGTTATGTTTGAAGTTGCAGGAGTTTCTGAAGAAGTTGCTCGTGAAGCTTTAAGACTTGCTGGTCACAAATTACCTGTTAAATGAAGAATTATTACAAGAAACCAAGAAGGGAATAACTAA
- the rpmC gene encoding 50S ribosomal protein L29 has protein sequence MLYKDLLNKSVEELQALARDLKAELWTIRFQNTTGSLDQTHKIDAIKKDIARVLTALNAKGAK, from the coding sequence ATGCTATACAAAGATTTATTAAACAAATCAGTTGAAGAACTTCAAGCTTTAGCTAGAGATCTTAAAGCTGAACTTTGAACAATTAGATTCCAAAACACAACAGGTTCTCTTGATCAAACACACAAGATTGATGCTATCAAAAAAGATATCGCTAGAGTGCTTACTGCACTTAATGCTAAAGGAGCTAAATAA
- the rpsQ gene encoding 30S ribosomal protein S17, whose protein sequence is MQRNTRKTLVGTVVSAHKTPKTIIVAVDTYKKHPLYAKRFKSTKRFAVHDENEVANLNDSVVIMETRPLSKTKHFRLVSVKQVANEGDK, encoded by the coding sequence ATGCAAAGAAACACAAGAAAAACTTTAGTTGGTACAGTTGTTTCAGCTCACAAAACACCTAAAACAATTATTGTTGCTGTTGACACATACAAAAAACACCCATTATACGCTAAACGTTTTAAATCAACCAAACGTTTTGCTGTACATGATGAAAATGAAGTTGCTAACTTAAACGACTCAGTAGTAATTATGGAAACTCGTCCACTTTCAAAAACCAAACACTTTAGACTTGTTTCAGTTAAACAAGTTGCAAATGAAGGAGACAAATAA